In Sedimenticola thiotaurini, the following proteins share a genomic window:
- the erpA gene encoding iron-sulfur cluster insertion protein ErpA, translating into MSGAQAETESPLVFTNAAANKVAALIEEEGNPNLMLRVFIQGGGCSGFQYGFSFDEEMKEGDTRVDTDGVTMLVDPMSLQYLMGAEVDYTESLQGSQFVIRNPNATTTCGCGSSFSV; encoded by the coding sequence ATGAGTGGCGCACAAGCTGAAACCGAGAGTCCGCTGGTATTTACCAATGCTGCGGCGAACAAGGTAGCTGCCTTGATTGAGGAAGAGGGTAATCCCAACCTGATGTTGCGGGTATTTATTCAGGGGGGTGGTTGTTCGGGATTCCAGTATGGATTCAGCTTTGACGAAGAGATGAAAGAGGGTGATACCCGGGTCGATACCGATGGTGTCACCATGCTGGTGGATCCGATGAGCCTGCAGTACCTGATGGGAGCCGAGGTCGATTACACGGAGAGTCTGCAGGGATCACAATTCGTGATTCGTAATCCCAACGCGACCACAACCTGCGGTTGTGGCTCCTCGTTCTCGGTCTGA
- the rsmA gene encoding 16S rRNA (adenine(1518)-N(6)/adenine(1519)-N(6))-dimethyltransferase RsmA — protein MNTRPPHQAKKRFGQNFLHDPGVIQRIIDCINPKPDQHLVEIGPGQGAITRELLKRTNRLDAVELDRDLIHPLAVSCADLGELNIYNSDALKFDFSSLATDGRPLRLVGNLPYNISTPILFHLLQYASCIHDMHFMLQKEVVDRMAAGPGSKTYGRLSVMMQAWCDIEALFEIGPGAFKPAPKVDSAIVRLTPYREPPHPIEDPACFARLVTSAFAQRRKTLRNSLGKLMDAKQISAAGIDPTLRAERLSLGDFVRLANLACKTTP, from the coding sequence ATGAACACCCGCCCTCCCCATCAGGCCAAGAAACGCTTCGGCCAGAACTTCCTGCATGACCCCGGAGTGATCCAGCGCATCATCGACTGCATCAACCCGAAGCCGGATCAACACCTGGTGGAGATCGGCCCCGGACAGGGGGCCATCACCCGGGAGCTGCTGAAGCGAACCAACCGGCTGGACGCGGTGGAACTGGACCGGGACCTGATCCATCCCCTGGCGGTCAGCTGTGCTGACCTGGGCGAGTTGAATATCTATAACAGCGACGCGCTCAAGTTCGATTTCTCCAGCCTGGCCACGGATGGTCGGCCGCTGCGCCTGGTGGGCAACCTGCCCTATAACATCTCTACCCCTATCCTGTTTCACCTGCTGCAATACGCATCCTGCATCCACGATATGCACTTCATGTTGCAGAAAGAGGTGGTGGACCGGATGGCCGCCGGGCCGGGTAGTAAGACCTACGGACGGCTATCGGTGATGATGCAGGCCTGGTGCGACATCGAGGCCCTGTTCGAGATCGGCCCGGGCGCCTTCAAGCCGGCCCCCAAGGTGGACTCCGCCATTGTGCGCCTGACCCCTTACCGGGAACCACCCCACCCCATTGAGGACCCGGCCTGTTTCGCCCGGCTGGTCACCAGCGCCTTTGCCCAGCGACGCAAGACACTGCGCAACAGCCTGGGCAAGCTGATGGATGCGAAGCAGATCAGCGCCGCCGGCATTGACCCAACGCTCAGGGCTGAACGACTGTCGCTGGGTGATTTTGTCCGTCTCGCAAACCTGGCTTGCAAAACCACCCCATGA
- a CDS encoding DUF6776 family protein: MRVKTPRIVPARSGWFFLWVGLLVVLGALMLVAWLGDYRFDQTVDRVTPLKLQVAAQREQIEQLEAERGRLREQLAVLERTSQVDRESIRQVREALQKSQSGYREMERELRVLRGIVDAGVKSEGLFVRGFSLSRGEQPGSYRYRFTVSQALKNSGAAVGWILLSLEGKRAGEPVTLPLSELTEEKVEKLKMRFRHFQDVDGVLQVPEDFNPERLTVELKPTSNRLPEIRASFDWRVAD; the protein is encoded by the coding sequence ATGAGGGTTAAAACGCCCCGGATCGTGCCGGCCCGCAGTGGTTGGTTTTTTCTTTGGGTCGGGCTGCTGGTGGTGTTGGGGGCTCTGATGTTGGTGGCCTGGCTGGGAGACTACCGGTTTGACCAGACGGTGGACCGGGTCACCCCGCTCAAACTTCAAGTGGCTGCACAGCGGGAGCAGATTGAACAGCTGGAGGCGGAGCGGGGTCGGCTGCGTGAGCAGTTGGCGGTGCTGGAGCGGACCAGCCAGGTAGACCGGGAGTCGATTCGTCAGGTGCGGGAAGCGCTTCAAAAGAGCCAGTCCGGTTACCGGGAGATGGAGAGGGAACTTCGGGTGTTGCGCGGAATCGTAGATGCGGGAGTTAAGTCGGAGGGGCTCTTTGTCCGTGGATTCAGCCTGTCCCGGGGGGAGCAGCCCGGCAGTTATCGCTATCGCTTTACCGTCAGTCAGGCGCTGAAGAACTCCGGTGCAGCGGTCGGCTGGATTCTGCTGAGCCTGGAGGGCAAGCGGGCCGGGGAGCCGGTGACCCTGCCACTGAGCGAGTTGACCGAGGAAAAAGTTGAGAAGCTGAAAATGCGCTTCAGGCATTTTCAGGATGTTGATGGAGTGCTCCAGGTGCCGGAAGACTTTAATCCTGAGCGGTTGACCGTGGAGTTGAAGCCCACCAGTAACAGGCTTCCTGAAATCAGGGCCAGTTTCGACTGGCGGGTGGCCGATTGA
- a CDS encoding HesB/IscA family protein translates to MSEATTNLLSKEELSLTETAQGKMAELVGQVEEEVKGIRVYATAGGCSGVSFGMTFTDQVNDNDYILNATGFDVIVDGETMRHLVGVEIDFVDHGQGNASFVFNNLQPAAGGGCSSCGSSAAQGGGCS, encoded by the coding sequence ATGAGTGAAGCAACCACTAACCTGCTGAGCAAAGAAGAGCTCAGTCTGACCGAGACGGCACAGGGCAAGATGGCTGAACTGGTGGGACAGGTTGAAGAGGAAGTGAAGGGGATTCGCGTCTATGCCACTGCCGGTGGCTGCAGCGGTGTCAGCTTTGGCATGACCTTCACTGATCAGGTCAATGACAACGACTATATTCTCAATGCAACCGGGTTCGATGTGATTGTCGACGGCGAAACCATGCGTCATCTGGTTGGTGTCGAGATCGATTTTGTCGATCACGGTCAGGGCAATGCCAGTTTTGTATTCAACAATCTGCAGCCCGCAGCGGGTGGCGGTTGTAGCAGTTGCGGCTCCAGTGCAGCCCAGGGTGGTGGCTGCTCCTGA
- a CDS encoding CopD family protein: protein MWLKAWHLIFMVTWFAGIFYLPRLFVYHAMTEDQPGRERFRIMERKLYYFTTPWMILTLFFGFWMLYDYAWAAYGKMGWLHVKLLLIGILVIYHFYCGKLLKDFAEEKNTRSHVWYRWFNEIPVLILFAVVLLASLKPF, encoded by the coding sequence ATGTGGCTGAAAGCGTGGCATTTAATATTTATGGTGACCTGGTTTGCCGGAATTTTTTATCTACCCCGGCTGTTCGTCTACCATGCCATGACCGAAGATCAACCAGGCAGGGAGAGATTCCGCATCATGGAACGGAAGCTCTACTATTTCACCACCCCCTGGATGATCCTGACCCTGTTCTTCGGTTTCTGGATGCTCTATGACTACGCCTGGGCGGCCTATGGCAAAATGGGCTGGCTGCATGTCAAACTGCTGCTGATTGGCATTCTGGTGATCTACCACTTCTACTGCGGGAAACTGCTGAAAGATTTTGCCGAAGAGAAGAACACCCGCAGCCATGTCTGGTATCGCTGGTTTAACGAAATTCCCGTGTTGATACTGTTTGCTGTTGTGCTGCTGGCGTCGCTGAAGCCTTTTTAG
- the lon gene encoding endopeptidase La, with protein MHDDAIDAEALDIISDNVPARQGDVLPGLIHLLPVTTRPFFPGQAVPLLMNDEHWEETISAAYESGQAILGIVMTDAPTSEEAVPSDFRRVGTACKIHRVQKVEGRLQVLVECLQRFRIERFVSREAPFKAQVDYFKEESPSPSDEIKPYAMAVINTIKELVPLNPLYGEELRIFLDRLGPDDPSHLADFAASLTTADRYQLQEILEEIQLLPRMEKVLLLLNKELELAKTQNEIRKSVEDKINTHQREFFLREQLKAIQQELGLEKDDRTAELDKFKERLDSLVLPEAASKRLDEEMQKLSILETGSPEYALTRNYIDWITLLPWGKHSQDKLDLTEARKALDKDHYGLDDVKKRILEFLAVGMMKGEVNGSIILLVGPPGVGKTSIGKSIANALGRSFYRFSVGGMRDEAEIKGHRRTYIGAMPGKFIQAMKEAETANPVIMLDEIDKIGASFHGDPASALLEALDPEQNNEFLDHYLDLRFDLSKVLFVCTANQLDTIPPPLRDRMEIISLSGYIAQEKLQIARKYLLPRQLRRAGLKRNQLKLNTPALKALIEGYARDAGVRRLEKQIGKIVRKAVVRILDKEATPIVVEPSDLKEYLGSPIFRDERNLTGPGVVTGLAWTAMGGATLSIEAVRTHSFTRGFKLTGQLGEVMRESAEIAYGYIVANAAKLGADPDFFEKSFIHLHVPAGATPKDGPSAGITMASALLSLARNQPVRNIAMTGELTLTGHVFPIGGVREKMIAARRAGIHELILPEDNRGEYEEVPEHIRKGIKIHFASSFDDVAPLLFKK; from the coding sequence ATGCATGATGACGCCATCGACGCCGAAGCCCTGGACATCATTTCCGACAACGTACCCGCTCGTCAGGGAGATGTACTGCCCGGCCTGATCCACCTGTTACCCGTCACCACCCGACCCTTTTTTCCCGGACAGGCAGTGCCCCTGCTCATGAACGATGAGCACTGGGAGGAGACCATCTCCGCGGCCTACGAGTCGGGTCAGGCCATCCTGGGTATCGTGATGACCGACGCACCCACTTCGGAAGAGGCGGTACCGAGTGACTTTCGCCGTGTCGGTACCGCCTGCAAAATCCATCGGGTACAGAAAGTGGAGGGGCGTCTGCAGGTGCTGGTGGAGTGTCTGCAACGCTTCCGGATTGAACGCTTTGTCTCCAGGGAAGCCCCGTTCAAGGCCCAGGTAGACTATTTCAAGGAGGAGTCTCCCAGCCCCAGCGACGAGATCAAACCCTACGCCATGGCGGTGATCAACACCATCAAGGAGCTGGTACCGCTGAATCCCCTGTATGGCGAGGAGCTGCGCATATTTCTCGACCGGCTGGGACCGGATGACCCGTCCCACCTGGCCGACTTTGCCGCCAGCCTGACCACAGCCGACCGCTATCAACTGCAGGAGATTCTGGAAGAGATCCAGCTGCTGCCCCGGATGGAGAAGGTGCTGCTGCTGCTCAACAAGGAGCTGGAGCTGGCCAAGACGCAAAATGAAATCCGCAAATCGGTGGAAGACAAAATCAACACCCACCAGCGAGAATTCTTCCTGCGCGAACAGCTCAAGGCGATCCAGCAGGAACTGGGGCTGGAGAAGGACGACCGTACCGCCGAGCTGGACAAGTTCAAGGAGCGACTGGACTCCCTGGTGCTGCCGGAAGCCGCCAGCAAGCGACTGGATGAAGAGATGCAGAAACTGTCGATTCTGGAGACCGGTTCACCCGAGTACGCCCTGACCCGGAACTATATCGACTGGATCACCCTGCTGCCCTGGGGCAAACACAGCCAGGACAAACTGGACCTGACCGAAGCGCGCAAGGCGCTGGACAAGGATCACTACGGACTGGATGACGTCAAGAAACGGATCCTGGAATTCCTGGCCGTGGGCATGATGAAAGGGGAAGTCAACGGCTCCATCATTCTGCTGGTGGGCCCACCCGGAGTGGGTAAGACCTCCATCGGCAAATCGATTGCCAACGCACTGGGTCGCTCCTTCTACCGTTTTTCCGTTGGCGGCATGCGGGACGAGGCGGAGATCAAGGGGCACAGACGCACCTACATCGGCGCCATGCCAGGCAAGTTCATTCAGGCGATGAAGGAGGCGGAGACTGCCAACCCGGTCATCATGCTGGATGAAATCGATAAAATCGGCGCCTCGTTCCATGGCGACCCGGCCTCCGCCCTGCTGGAGGCCCTGGACCCGGAACAGAACAACGAATTCCTGGACCACTATCTGGACCTGCGCTTTGACCTCTCCAAGGTGCTGTTTGTCTGCACCGCCAACCAGCTGGACACCATTCCGCCACCGCTGCGGGATCGTATGGAGATCATCTCCCTGTCCGGCTACATTGCCCAGGAGAAGCTACAGATTGCCCGCAAGTACCTGCTGCCCCGGCAACTCAGGCGGGCCGGTCTGAAGCGCAACCAGCTGAAACTCAATACACCGGCCCTGAAGGCACTGATTGAAGGTTACGCCCGGGATGCCGGGGTCCGGCGACTGGAAAAGCAGATCGGCAAGATCGTCCGCAAGGCAGTGGTGCGGATTCTGGACAAGGAGGCGACACCCATCGTGGTGGAACCGTCAGACCTGAAGGAGTACCTGGGCAGCCCTATCTTCCGTGACGAACGTAACCTGACCGGACCAGGCGTGGTAACCGGACTGGCCTGGACCGCAATGGGGGGCGCCACGCTCAGTATTGAGGCGGTTCGTACCCACAGTTTTACCCGTGGTTTCAAACTGACCGGCCAGCTGGGCGAGGTGATGCGTGAATCCGCCGAGATCGCCTACGGCTACATCGTCGCCAATGCGGCAAAACTGGGGGCCGACCCGGACTTTTTCGAAAAAAGTTTCATCCATCTGCATGTGCCGGCAGGCGCCACACCAAAAGATGGACCCAGTGCCGGTATCACCATGGCGTCCGCCCTGCTCTCCCTGGCGCGCAACCAGCCGGTCCGGAATATCGCCATGACCGGCGAGCTGACCCTTACCGGGCATGTTTTTCCGATTGGTGGTGTACGGGAAAAAATGATTGCGGCCCGACGTGCAGGCATCCATGAACTGATTTTGCCGGAGGACAACCGCGGCGAGTATGAAGAGGTGCCCGAGCACATCCGGAAAGGTATCAAGATCCATTTCGCCAGCAGTTTTGACGATGTCGCCCCCCTGCTGTTCAAAAAATAG
- the thiD gene encoding bifunctional hydroxymethylpyrimidine kinase/phosphomethylpyrimidine kinase, producing the protein MTQTTAKPIVLSIAGHDPSGGAGIQADIETLAALGCQAATAITCLTIQDSRNVHELIPQPAEQIIRQVEAVLADYPVRVIKIGLLGSAGVAGAIGQLLLRHPEIPVILDPILAAGGGAELASENLMEGMLQQIVPRALLLTPNSQEVRRLTGQQPLDACAATLLSQGCGAVLITGTHEAATDVTNTLYRPDQPPHSEQWPRLASSYHGSGCTLASAIAAGLARGLPLDQAVSAAQRYTWESLAAGWKPGRGQHIPDRLHHRQSE; encoded by the coding sequence GTGACCCAGACCACTGCCAAACCTATTGTGCTCAGCATCGCCGGCCATGATCCATCCGGTGGAGCGGGTATTCAGGCCGACATTGAAACGTTGGCGGCCCTCGGCTGTCAGGCGGCCACCGCCATCACCTGCCTGACAATCCAGGACAGCCGCAATGTCCATGAATTGATTCCCCAGCCGGCGGAGCAGATCATCCGACAAGTCGAGGCGGTGCTGGCAGACTACCCCGTCCGGGTGATCAAAATCGGCCTGCTCGGTAGTGCCGGAGTGGCCGGTGCAATCGGCCAGCTCTTACTTCGTCACCCGGAGATACCGGTAATACTGGATCCCATTCTGGCGGCCGGTGGCGGTGCCGAACTGGCCAGCGAAAATCTGATGGAGGGTATGCTCCAGCAGATTGTACCGCGCGCCCTGCTGTTGACACCCAATTCCCAGGAGGTGCGTCGGCTGACGGGCCAACAGCCACTGGACGCCTGCGCCGCCACGCTGCTGTCCCAGGGCTGCGGTGCGGTACTGATCACCGGCACCCATGAGGCGGCAACCGATGTAACCAACACCCTCTATCGCCCGGACCAGCCACCCCACAGTGAGCAGTGGCCCAGACTGGCCAGCTCCTACCATGGCTCCGGCTGCACCCTTGCATCCGCAATCGCCGCGGGACTGGCCCGGGGACTGCCCCTGGATCAGGCGGTCAGTGCGGCGCAACGGTACACCTGGGAGAGCCTGGCAGCCGGCTGGAAACCGGGACGGGGACAACATATACCGGATCGCCTTCATCACAGACAGAGCGAGTAA
- a CDS encoding DUF5063 domain-containing protein, whose translation MNELSQLAKVYCLLIESADETDIGWLRELYALLPQLHAAITALGAPPQRAAYFTPDLDERFERFARLRRLLGHRDAYWMEFDVAPDEQGMSGSLADDLTDIYCELKHGLHLLEDRREPERAFDDWCCGYQNHWGQHLLDAERHLYELATRNQL comes from the coding sequence ATGAATGAACTTTCCCAATTGGCCAAAGTTTACTGTCTGCTGATCGAGTCAGCAGATGAGACCGATATTGGTTGGTTGCGGGAACTGTATGCCCTGTTGCCGCAACTGCACGCAGCGATCACAGCACTGGGGGCACCCCCGCAGCGTGCCGCTTACTTTACACCGGATCTGGATGAGCGTTTCGAGCGGTTTGCCCGGCTGCGTCGTCTGCTCGGGCATCGGGACGCCTACTGGATGGAGTTTGACGTGGCACCGGATGAACAGGGCATGTCGGGCAGTCTGGCCGATGATCTGACCGATATCTATTGCGAGCTGAAGCACGGCCTGCATCTGCTGGAGGATCGGCGGGAACCGGAACGTGCCTTCGACGACTGGTGCTGCGGCTACCAGAATCACTGGGGACAACACCTGCTGGATGCCGAGCGCCATCTCTATGAACTGGCCACCCGTAATCAGCTGTAA
- a CDS encoding DUF4126 domain-containing protein, whose product METIELISLTLGVAWASGINLYAAVLVLGYFGMTGDITLPPGLELLSDPLVMAAAGFMYMVEFFADKTPGVDTGWDVLHTFIRIPAGAVLAAGMAQGLEVSQAAEFAALLIGGSIAATTHLTKTSSRVLINTSPEPFSNWTASISEDLVVIGGLWASLHYPWLFIAGLVITLGLIIWLLPKLWRALKRVFRAIGRFFAGKQPDDPSDPGHSATRRQDILRALYQDASNQPKKLNH is encoded by the coding sequence ATGGAAACCATTGAACTCATCTCTCTCACATTGGGCGTGGCCTGGGCCTCGGGCATTAATCTCTATGCCGCCGTACTGGTGCTGGGATATTTCGGCATGACCGGCGATATCACCCTGCCGCCGGGATTGGAACTACTGAGCGACCCACTGGTGATGGCGGCCGCCGGTTTCATGTATATGGTGGAATTCTTCGCCGACAAGACCCCCGGCGTCGATACCGGCTGGGACGTACTGCACACCTTTATCCGTATCCCGGCCGGCGCAGTGCTGGCGGCCGGAATGGCCCAGGGACTGGAGGTGAGTCAGGCGGCAGAATTCGCCGCCCTGCTGATCGGCGGCAGTATCGCCGCCACCACCCACTTGACCAAAACCAGCAGCCGGGTACTGATCAACACCTCACCTGAACCGTTCAGCAACTGGACCGCATCCATCTCTGAGGACCTGGTGGTGATCGGGGGGCTCTGGGCGTCACTCCACTATCCCTGGCTGTTTATCGCCGGGCTGGTGATAACCCTGGGGTTGATCATCTGGCTGTTACCTAAACTCTGGCGGGCCCTGAAGCGGGTATTTCGAGCCATTGGCCGTTTTTTTGCCGGCAAGCAGCCGGACGATCCCAGCGATCCGGGCCACAGTGCCACTCGGCGGCAGGATATTCTCCGGGCACTCTACCAGGACGCCAGCAACCAACCCAAGAAACTGAACCATTAA
- a CDS encoding sulfur globule family protein codes for MKNILKAAAVAAMLAASASATAWWGGPWGGGPWGGGPWNGMGDGWGDGTGDFNMNFSGRGSGYGNGYGRGYGRGYGNPYYGYGYPYGGGYPYGAPAPYGYAPYGYPAPPVAPGAPMAPAPAAPAN; via the coding sequence ATGAAAAACATCCTCAAAGCTGCCGCCGTTGCGGCCATGCTTGCAGCATCCGCTTCCGCAACTGCCTGGTGGGGCGGTCCCTGGGGCGGCGGTCCTTGGGGCGGTGGTCCATGGAACGGCATGGGTGATGGTTGGGGTGACGGCACAGGTGATTTCAATATGAATTTCAGCGGCCGTGGTAGTGGTTATGGGAACGGTTATGGCCGCGGTTATGGCCGCGGTTACGGCAATCCATACTACGGTTATGGCTATCCCTACGGAGGCGGTTACCCCTACGGTGCACCGGCACCCTATGGCTATGCCCCGTACGGTTATCCCGCACCTCCGGTAGCACCTGGAGCACCGATGGCACCGGCACCGGCAGCCCCTGCCAACTGA
- a CDS encoding bactofilin family protein encodes MARFKKFKAPKIATVIGNGTTIHGDVNFTGGLHVDGLICGNVIVEQDGPSALTLSEQGRVEGDIRVPNVILNGTVVGDVYASERVELAPKAKVSGTVYYNLLEMAMGAEVNGQLIHSKDAQPQMLGYDGQEGKAEDPDGAEAAGKPAAESDEDGSERLPRGR; translated from the coding sequence ATGGCGCGTTTTAAGAAATTCAAGGCCCCGAAAATCGCCACCGTGATTGGTAACGGAACTACCATTCATGGCGATGTGAATTTTACCGGAGGCCTGCATGTCGATGGACTGATCTGCGGCAACGTGATTGTGGAACAGGATGGGCCATCGGCGCTCACATTAAGTGAACAGGGGCGGGTTGAAGGCGACATCCGGGTCCCCAATGTAATACTCAACGGCACCGTGGTCGGCGATGTGTACGCATCGGAACGGGTGGAACTGGCGCCCAAAGCGAAAGTCAGCGGAACCGTCTATTACAACCTGCTGGAAATGGCCATGGGGGCGGAGGTGAATGGGCAGCTGATTCATAGCAAGGATGCCCAACCCCAGATGCTTGGGTATGATGGCCAGGAAGGGAAAGCAGAAGATCCGGATGGGGCGGAAGCCGCCGGAAAGCCAGCAGCGGAAAGCGATGAAGATGGTTCTGAAAGATTGCCGCGGGGGCGTTGA
- the argC gene encoding N-acetyl-gamma-glutamyl-phosphate reductase, giving the protein MVKVGIVGGTGYTGVELLRLLAGHPQVEVTVITSRAEAGRPVADIYPNLRGHFDIAFSEPDLATLGACDLVFFATPNGTAMKLVPQLLEQGCRVVDLAADFRLQDIPLWEQWYGMTHSCPELVAEAVYGLPELNREAIRSARLVANPGCYPTAATLGFLPLIESGLVRLSGLVADCKSGVSGAGRGASVGTLMGEVGESFKAYGVPGHRHMPEIRQNLAQLADQSIDLTFVPHLLPMIRGIHATLYATLTDEADLQSLYETRFSHEPFVDVLPAGSHPETRSVRGVNHCRIAVHRPQDGDTVVVLAVIDNLVKGAAGQAIQNMNIMLGLEETLGLQAVALLP; this is encoded by the coding sequence ATGGTCAAAGTAGGTATTGTGGGCGGCACGGGCTACACCGGGGTCGAGCTGTTGCGTTTGCTGGCGGGACACCCCCAGGTGGAGGTTACCGTGATCACATCGCGGGCCGAAGCCGGGCGTCCGGTTGCCGATATCTATCCGAACCTGCGGGGCCATTTTGATATCGCCTTCAGTGAGCCGGATCTGGCAACCCTGGGTGCCTGTGACCTGGTCTTCTTTGCCACCCCCAATGGCACTGCCATGAAACTGGTCCCGCAACTGCTGGAACAGGGGTGCCGGGTGGTGGATCTGGCCGCCGATTTCCGGCTCCAGGATATCCCGCTCTGGGAACAGTGGTACGGTATGACTCACAGCTGCCCGGAGCTGGTGGCCGAGGCTGTATACGGTCTGCCGGAGCTCAACCGGGAGGCGATCCGTTCGGCCAGACTGGTAGCCAATCCCGGCTGTTACCCTACCGCCGCCACACTGGGCTTCCTGCCGCTGATCGAGTCCGGTCTGGTCCGGCTCTCCGGGCTGGTGGCTGACTGCAAATCAGGGGTCAGCGGGGCTGGCCGTGGCGCCAGTGTCGGCACGCTGATGGGGGAAGTGGGTGAGAGTTTCAAGGCATACGGCGTGCCCGGACACCGGCATATGCCGGAGATCCGGCAAAATCTTGCGCAGCTGGCTGATCAATCCATCGATCTGACCTTTGTGCCCCATCTGTTGCCCATGATACGGGGTATCCATGCCACTCTGTACGCAACCCTCACTGATGAAGCGGATCTGCAGTCGCTATATGAGACCCGTTTCAGCCATGAGCCCTTTGTCGATGTGCTGCCGGCCGGGTCTCACCCTGAGACGCGCAGTGTCAGGGGCGTCAATCACTGCCGTATAGCGGTCCACCGGCCGCAGGACGGGGACACCGTGGTGGTATTGGCGGTAATTGATAACCTGGTGAAGGGTGCGGCCGGCCAGGCCATTCAGAACATGAACATTATGCTGGGCCTGGAAGAGACCCTGGGTCTGCAGGCGGTTGCGTTGCTGCCGTAA
- the thiE gene encoding thiamine phosphate synthase, whose product MPKTRELKGLYAITQPHPAGFNALMSQVEAALAGGVRVVQYRDKQPGEARRRSESAALLSLCHQHDALLIINDDAGLARSIGADGVHVGKQDGDTVSVRNRVGSDAIIGVSCYNRLPLAVAAQKAGADYVAFGRFFPSLTKPEAVQADINLLTEAKQSLQIPVVAIGGITPENGATLIRAGADMLAVINGIFGVPDITSRCRHFSQLFEISERPFP is encoded by the coding sequence TTGCCCAAGACAAGAGAGCTGAAGGGGCTTTATGCCATTACCCAGCCCCACCCGGCGGGATTCAATGCCCTGATGAGCCAGGTGGAGGCGGCCCTGGCGGGAGGGGTCCGGGTGGTTCAATACCGGGACAAACAACCCGGGGAGGCCCGACGCAGATCCGAAAGCGCTGCACTACTGTCGCTCTGCCATCAACATGACGCCCTGCTGATTATCAATGATGACGCCGGTCTGGCCCGCTCAATCGGTGCCGATGGTGTCCATGTCGGCAAACAGGATGGGGACACGGTGTCGGTGCGGAACCGGGTCGGCAGCGATGCCATCATCGGTGTCTCCTGCTACAACCGGTTGCCGCTGGCGGTTGCGGCCCAGAAGGCCGGTGCTGACTATGTGGCCTTCGGACGTTTTTTCCCCTCCCTGACCAAGCCTGAGGCGGTCCAGGCCGACATCAACCTGTTGACCGAAGCGAAACAGAGTCTGCAGATTCCGGTGGTTGCCATCGGTGGCATAACCCCGGAAAATGGCGCCACACTTATCCGGGCAGGCGCGGATATGCTGGCCGTTATCAATGGCATTTTCGGAGTGCCTGACATCACCAGCCGCTGCCGCCATTTCTCACAGCTATTCGAAATTTCGGAGAGACCATTCCCATGA